From the genome of Planctomycetia bacterium, one region includes:
- a CDS encoding matrixin family metalloprotease, translating into MARKVRLNVESLEDRQVPATFGIPLSDPMHTTLSFVPDGTDVGGTPSNLFQTLNQLMSTSTWQNEIFRAVQTWTRVTNINVGLVSDNGTALGTPAPLEGNAPFGTIRIAAKPMASNVLAIGIPPHSYGNSSWASDIIFNSQANLQLQQTDLYTVFLHEVGHAFGMGGSTDKRSVMYQTIQGKRSGLAASDVSAITFLYGSRLPDLNEKPGKGNGTTKLATRIEYEDSGDDAWTGSTPLVAFGDIARSTDIDVFEFRSPQDYTGPLSFRVLTRGISLMNPRLSVLDERGRLIQTTVQAASGGTESVITLPASVPGSKYYVRVEAASPVGVFNSGRFGLAITLDSELTTSLDSIRQILAGPFDRFSQDDLNDFFDDHEDDLFDEDDLTNEDQATAEKLVSINSLTTSFQQIGSLQAQEDVDFYRVRVPRLSSTNLANLVLTITPYTINGVMPDVQLLDKQQIPVPLTVLSNGNGVMVLQVTGLRSNNDYYFRLANAPGQSATGNYQFQAQFSRSATTLSTLLQGTVPVSGATSTLYLARPQLFHLLLSTSNNVAATLTIETLSGQVLYSLSTSGPAASNAPLLLQPGEYRVRVNPSNQPADILLRGDNISDPVGSVVLNPNQAPLYPTPGNPSTNTYPNGTTTSQQYLWLSLAL; encoded by the coding sequence ATGGCTCGTAAGGTTCGTCTGAATGTGGAATCTCTTGAAGATCGCCAGGTACCAGCTACCTTCGGGATTCCCCTATCAGACCCGATGCATACGACGTTGAGCTTCGTGCCGGATGGCACTGATGTTGGTGGCACACCCAGCAACCTGTTTCAGACACTGAACCAGTTGATGTCCACCTCTACCTGGCAAAATGAAATTTTTCGAGCCGTCCAGACCTGGACCAGAGTGACCAACATCAATGTCGGCCTGGTAAGTGACAACGGTACTGCACTGGGAACGCCTGCACCGCTGGAAGGTAACGCCCCTTTTGGCACTATCCGAATTGCTGCCAAGCCGATGGCAAGCAATGTACTGGCCATTGGCATTCCACCACACAGTTATGGCAACAGCAGTTGGGCAAGTGACATCATCTTCAATAGCCAGGCGAATCTCCAGTTGCAGCAGACGGACCTCTACACTGTTTTTCTGCATGAAGTAGGGCATGCATTCGGCATGGGCGGATCGACTGATAAGCGCTCGGTGATGTATCAAACCATTCAGGGTAAACGCTCTGGACTGGCAGCCAGCGATGTCTCTGCCATTACTTTTCTGTATGGATCACGCCTGCCTGATCTGAACGAAAAGCCCGGCAAGGGCAACGGAACTACCAAGCTGGCCACCAGGATTGAATATGAAGATTCGGGTGATGACGCCTGGACAGGTTCCACTCCACTCGTTGCATTTGGAGATATCGCACGCAGCACTGATATCGATGTTTTTGAATTCAGAAGCCCGCAAGATTACACAGGGCCACTCAGCTTCAGAGTGCTGACCCGTGGAATATCGCTTATGAATCCACGACTCAGCGTGCTTGATGAACGTGGCAGGCTGATTCAGACTACCGTGCAGGCTGCATCAGGTGGCACTGAATCTGTTATCACATTGCCTGCGTCGGTACCTGGCAGCAAATACTATGTTCGGGTGGAAGCAGCATCTCCTGTGGGAGTTTTTAATTCGGGCAGATTCGGGCTGGCGATTACACTCGATTCCGAGTTGACCACTTCGCTGGATTCCATCAGACAGATTCTCGCCGGCCCATTTGATCGCTTCAGCCAGGATGATCTAAATGATTTCTTTGATGATCACGAGGACGATCTTTTTGATGAAGATGACCTGACCAACGAAGACCAGGCCACTGCAGAAAAACTGGTCAGCATCAATTCGCTGACCACCAGTTTCCAGCAGATTGGCAGTTTACAGGCACAGGAAGATGTCGATTTCTACCGCGTCCGTGTTCCAAGACTGAGCAGCACCAACCTCGCTAATCTGGTTCTGACGATAACCCCCTACACCATCAACGGCGTCATGCCTGATGTGCAGCTACTGGATAAGCAGCAGATTCCAGTTCCTCTTACCGTACTGAGCAACGGCAATGGAGTCATGGTTCTGCAGGTTACTGGCTTGCGCTCCAACAATGATTATTATTTCCGTCTAGCGAATGCTCCCGGCCAATCAGCGACGGGAAATTATCAGTTCCAGGCACAGTTCAGCAGATCAGCTACCACGCTTTCTACATTGTTGCAGGGGACAGTTCCCGTCTCTGGAGCAACCAGTACACTTTACCTGGCACGACCACAACTGTTTCACCTTCTGCTTTCCACCAGCAACAACGTTGCTGCCACTTTAACGATTGAAACTTTGAGTGGCCAGGTGCTCTACTCTCTCAGCACGTCTGGACCAGCAGCCAGCAATGCTCCCCTGCTCCTCCAACCCGGCGAGTATCGTGTTCGAGTGAATCCCAGCAATCAGCCGGCTGATATCCTGCTTCGAGGCGACAATATCAGCGACCCTGTCGGATCAGTTGTACTCAATCCCAACCAGGCACCACTTTATCCCACACCCGGCAATCCTTCGACCAATACGTATCCTAATGGAACAACCACCAGCCAGCAGTACCTCTGGTTGTCACTGGCATTGTAA
- a CDS encoding protein kinase, which yields MMAVTALDSVIESFEKQRARNRNVKLQDFLPTHQTAESSAILTELIRVDLEYSWEEKQPKSLDQYLQEFPSLRQDESALTAIAFEEYRQRQRAGETPSAAEYHRLYRISTREWPVSQSAASGFDQHTLKQPSTEFGSAQTGFTGQEMPAIGSEFLDFSLESELGQGTFGKVYLARQKSLSDRQVALKLTSRKLQEPQTLAKLRHTNIMPIYSVHETRTWQAICMPYLGKVTLSDVQKTMQQRPMPHDSTVWTKFLDENSPASDAWKQLTHSGIVLLLAEKIAGGLAHAHANDIVHRDIKPANILLSFDGEPLLLDFNLAVHLDEQGTLSSMAGTLPYLAPEQLTSLVKGKGTTGSKQADVYAMGLILYELFSGKPAYPHLDEKNLLEYLTQLARQRQHAPPSLLESCLAISPATASIISRCLAIDPANRYADAAQLHIDLQRQLQHQVLKYAPDRSIPERIFKWRQRNPGMMRRGILLFCLLLTLVAGYMGYRRWQSDQRLMFQTSFADAEQQLQQADRIATSVWPTQLGPTATSLDAALQTNWNKTFLTPFQQNKLPQLMVHGRLLQSKLYQLQSVRAENESEKLALHEKALQANSKAVPWCDNTGLSSLVEWQRRLLEQGPTQAVMQSLQQIPIDSLHSRELGLLASFQLDQGQWNDAQKLVQLLIEREPGWSGAWFLSGLLHARGGQLQDALHGFETALALDPADAVTWHYRGKVRLQLQQYPQALADLKHALFLGAASAEVLPDMTLAYWNLRDLPAAIKTLDEVLSDNPDQQRLWFLKADLKRQQGDVKGAEADRRKGFQLPSRNEVEHVVRGVTLRVEGKFDEALKAFREAETIAPFYLPAYENQSEILGEQRQQPAAAVEVLTRAIKHIPESSLLYASRAVYHARLGQRNPAIQDVQQALALEAAPKPLTLYQIGCVYALTSKVEASDAFTALAYLTLALEKQFGKEYLNSDPDLNLIRSRHDFQHLQKRYAK from the coding sequence ATGATGGCTGTCACAGCATTGGACAGTGTGATCGAATCCTTCGAGAAGCAGCGCGCACGTAATCGGAATGTGAAGCTTCAGGATTTCCTGCCAACGCACCAGACAGCAGAGTCTTCAGCGATTTTGACCGAGTTGATTCGTGTCGATTTGGAGTACAGTTGGGAGGAAAAACAACCCAAGAGTCTGGATCAGTATCTCCAGGAATTCCCCTCGCTCCGCCAAGATGAATCAGCACTCACTGCGATTGCTTTTGAAGAATACCGTCAGCGGCAACGAGCAGGCGAAACTCCCTCTGCTGCAGAATATCACAGACTGTATCGCATCTCGACGCGAGAATGGCCAGTATCCCAATCTGCTGCAAGTGGTTTTGATCAGCACACACTGAAGCAACCAAGTACAGAATTCGGAAGTGCCCAAACAGGATTCACCGGCCAAGAGATGCCTGCGATTGGCAGTGAGTTTCTGGATTTTTCACTTGAGTCAGAACTGGGACAGGGAACTTTTGGCAAAGTGTACCTGGCCCGCCAGAAAAGCCTGTCGGATCGTCAGGTTGCGCTGAAACTCACATCGCGCAAGCTCCAGGAGCCGCAAACACTGGCAAAATTGCGGCATACCAACATCATGCCGATCTACTCGGTGCATGAAACACGGACGTGGCAGGCCATTTGCATGCCTTACCTGGGGAAGGTTACCCTGAGCGATGTTCAGAAAACGATGCAGCAGCGGCCGATGCCACATGATTCGACGGTGTGGACAAAGTTTCTTGACGAAAACTCTCCCGCGTCTGATGCATGGAAACAACTTACGCATTCCGGCATCGTGCTGCTCCTTGCTGAAAAAATAGCTGGCGGTCTGGCACATGCTCACGCCAACGACATTGTTCATCGTGACATCAAGCCAGCCAACATCCTTCTGAGTTTCGATGGCGAACCATTGCTACTGGACTTTAACCTGGCGGTTCATCTTGATGAACAGGGAACCCTGTCAAGCATGGCCGGCACCTTACCCTACCTGGCTCCAGAACAACTGACTTCACTGGTCAAAGGGAAAGGCACTACCGGATCCAAACAGGCTGATGTTTATGCAATGGGATTGATTCTGTACGAACTATTCAGTGGCAAACCAGCTTACCCTCACCTCGATGAGAAAAACCTTCTTGAATATCTCACGCAGCTGGCCAGACAGCGACAACACGCACCGCCATCATTACTGGAATCCTGTCTTGCTATCAGTCCTGCTACTGCCAGCATTATCTCGCGGTGTCTCGCTATTGATCCAGCAAACCGCTACGCAGATGCAGCTCAATTACATATCGATCTGCAGCGACAACTACAGCACCAGGTTTTAAAATATGCACCGGATCGATCCATTCCTGAGCGCATTTTCAAATGGAGGCAGCGGAATCCCGGCATGATGCGCCGCGGCATACTGTTATTCTGTCTGCTGCTTACACTGGTTGCAGGATACATGGGTTATCGCCGCTGGCAGAGTGACCAACGGCTGATGTTTCAAACCAGTTTCGCAGATGCAGAACAGCAGTTACAACAGGCAGACCGTATTGCGACATCGGTGTGGCCAACGCAACTGGGACCAACTGCCACTTCACTTGATGCGGCTTTGCAGACCAACTGGAACAAGACATTCCTCACTCCATTTCAGCAGAACAAGTTACCTCAATTGATGGTGCACGGCAGGCTCCTTCAATCCAAGCTCTACCAGCTTCAAAGTGTGCGAGCTGAAAATGAATCAGAAAAACTGGCTCTCCATGAGAAGGCCTTACAAGCCAACAGCAAGGCAGTTCCCTGGTGCGATAACACTGGATTATCATCGCTGGTTGAATGGCAGCGTCGATTACTGGAGCAAGGCCCTACCCAAGCCGTTATGCAATCGCTCCAGCAGATACCGATAGATTCATTGCATTCGCGGGAACTAGGTCTGCTTGCCAGTTTTCAACTGGATCAGGGGCAATGGAATGATGCACAGAAACTGGTACAGCTACTGATAGAGCGTGAACCGGGCTGGTCTGGTGCATGGTTCCTTTCCGGATTGCTGCATGCACGTGGAGGACAACTGCAGGATGCGTTGCATGGATTTGAAACGGCATTAGCACTCGACCCTGCTGATGCGGTCACCTGGCATTATCGAGGCAAAGTTCGACTGCAACTGCAGCAATACCCGCAGGCACTGGCAGACCTGAAGCATGCTCTGTTTCTGGGAGCAGCCTCTGCTGAAGTGCTGCCTGATATGACACTGGCTTATTGGAACTTGCGGGATCTGCCTGCCGCGATTAAAACTCTTGACGAAGTACTCTCGGATAATCCTGACCAGCAGCGTCTCTGGTTTCTCAAGGCAGACCTGAAACGTCAGCAGGGCGATGTCAAAGGTGCTGAGGCAGATCGTCGGAAGGGGTTTCAACTGCCTTCACGCAATGAAGTGGAACATGTCGTTCGTGGGGTAACACTGCGTGTAGAAGGCAAGTTTGATGAGGCACTGAAGGCATTTCGTGAGGCAGAAACCATCGCACCGTTCTATCTTCCTGCCTACGAGAATCAGTCAGAGATTTTGGGAGAACAACGGCAGCAACCTGCAGCTGCAGTGGAAGTGCTGACTCGAGCGATCAAGCACATTCCAGAATCCTCACTTCTGTATGCTTCGCGTGCGGTTTATCACGCCAGGCTTGGCCAACGAAATCCTGCCATCCAGGATGTGCAACAAGCCTTAGCGCTGGAAGCGGCCCCGAAGCCATTGACGTTGTACCAGATAGGTTGTGTTTATGCTCTTACAAGTAAGGTAGAGGCATCCGACGCGTTTACCGCTCTGGCTTACCTGACTCTGGCATTGGAGAAACAATTTGGAAAAGAGTATCTGAATAGCGATCCAGACCTGAATTTAATACGTTCCCGCCATGATTTTCAGCACCTACAGAAACGATATGCAAAATAA
- a CDS encoding sigma-70 family RNA polymerase sigma factor, whose protein sequence is MQTVQHRIPTENERGGRERAGYTYTNRHGTEWVRIQTPELAMSQDETELSKKATSDRSLLIELHRGQDDAATQLYLRYADRLRNLATRQTAGDLRTRIDPEDIVQSVFRTFFRRAAEGHYHVPEGDELWKLFLVIALNKIRRTGAWHHASRRDSRATQGSDVLQNAVQQPGEGDEVSLSILNMVIDETLSSMPSTTRDIIQHRIEGHEVQDIAQKTGRSKRSVERVLQEFRAKLGTILMEEN, encoded by the coding sequence ATGCAAACGGTGCAGCATCGAATACCAACTGAAAACGAAAGAGGTGGCCGAGAACGGGCTGGATACACCTATACTAATCGACATGGAACTGAATGGGTGCGCATCCAGACACCGGAGTTAGCCATGTCGCAGGATGAAACGGAGTTGTCGAAGAAAGCAACATCCGACCGTTCTCTGCTGATCGAACTGCATCGTGGACAGGACGATGCAGCAACCCAGTTGTATCTCCGCTATGCCGATCGACTCCGCAACCTCGCCACTCGACAAACCGCTGGTGATCTGCGAACACGCATTGATCCGGAAGATATCGTACAGTCCGTCTTTCGCACCTTCTTTCGGCGAGCCGCTGAAGGCCATTACCATGTACCCGAAGGAGACGAACTCTGGAAGCTGTTTCTGGTTATTGCACTTAACAAAATACGCAGAACCGGAGCCTGGCATCACGCTTCCAGGAGAGACAGTAGAGCGACCCAGGGGAGTGATGTGCTTCAGAATGCAGTGCAACAGCCTGGCGAAGGCGATGAGGTCTCGCTGTCCATCCTGAACATGGTGATCGACGAGACTCTTTCAAGCATGCCCTCCACTACGCGAGACATCATCCAGCATCGCATCGAAGGACATGAAGTTCAGGATATTGCACAAAAAACAGGACGATCCAAGCGATCGGTAGAACGAGTTCTTCAGGAATTCAGAGCGAAGCTGGGAACCATCCTGATGGAAGAAAACTGA